The Arthrobacter burdickii genome window below encodes:
- a CDS encoding methylated-DNA--[protein]-cysteine S-methyltransferase produces the protein MTTTLAAPALLRGATTTTVETPDGPFTIIEAEGTVLSSGWTDLASELTGQIHPTIRAASFDPAASAVQPILEAVARYYDGDFEAIASVRVRQASGPFRTHAWNVLRTVQPGAPLTYLEYAERAGSPSAVRAAAGACAKNAAALFVPCHRVIRTDGTLGGFRWGLPVKQRLLDREAGRPTAF, from the coding sequence ATGACCACGACGCTCGCCGCACCGGCACTCCTGCGCGGCGCGACCACCACCACCGTCGAAACGCCCGACGGCCCCTTCACGATCATCGAGGCGGAGGGCACGGTGCTGTCCTCGGGATGGACGGACCTCGCGTCGGAGCTGACCGGGCAGATCCACCCGACCATCAGGGCGGCGAGCTTCGATCCCGCGGCGTCCGCCGTGCAGCCCATCCTCGAGGCGGTGGCGCGCTACTACGACGGCGACTTCGAGGCGATCGCCTCGGTGCGGGTCCGGCAGGCGTCCGGGCCGTTCCGCACCCACGCCTGGAACGTGCTGCGCACCGTGCAGCCAGGGGCGCCCCTCACCTACCTCGAGTACGCGGAGCGCGCGGGCAGCCCCAGCGCCGTCCGCGCCGCCGCCGGAGCGTGCGCCAAGAACGCGGCGGCCCTCTTCGTGCCCTGCCACCGCGTCATTCGGACGGACGGGACCCTCGGCGGTTTCCGGTGGGGGCTCCCGGTCAAGCAGCGCCTGCTCGACCGGGAGGCGGGGCGCCCGACTGCCTTCTGA